A section of the Candidatus Manganitrophus noduliformans genome encodes:
- a CDS encoding FliH/SctL family protein, translating to METHLSKVVRSGETNEKGVSAYTLREVSPALSHPSSSLPDQIGGRLSVIERDAYERGFASGERAGRELGLKQVEASHQLVARLIEALQKVKPALLENAEKEILQIAVAVARRILRQEFSHNPEHLLGAIRAVLQKMGQIESLVIRLHPHDLERLRKERNKVVELVGNVQWFRLEPDATLLQGECLVESNDQIVDLRIDSQLSVIEEELLKTDDSK from the coding sequence ATGGAGACGCACTTGTCTAAAGTGGTCCGTTCCGGAGAGACGAATGAAAAGGGAGTGTCGGCTTATACGTTGCGGGAGGTCTCCCCTGCGCTGTCGCACCCTTCGTCGTCTCTCCCCGACCAAATCGGGGGAAGACTCTCAGTGATCGAACGGGACGCTTACGAGCGTGGATTCGCATCGGGGGAGCGGGCCGGAAGGGAGTTGGGTCTCAAACAGGTCGAGGCCTCGCATCAACTCGTCGCACGATTGATCGAAGCGCTCCAGAAGGTCAAGCCGGCGCTTTTGGAGAATGCCGAAAAGGAGATCCTCCAGATCGCCGTCGCCGTCGCCCGGCGCATCCTCCGGCAGGAATTCAGCCACAATCCGGAGCATCTTCTCGGGGCGATTCGCGCCGTTCTCCAAAAGATGGGCCAGATCGAATCATTGGTGATCCGTCTCCATCCGCACGATCTGGAACGCCTCCGGAAGGAGCGGAATAAAGTGGTAGAATTGGTCGGAAACGTGCAGTGGTTCCGGCTGGAGCCCGATGCAACCCTTCTCCAGGGAGAGTGCCTCGTGGAGAGCAACGATCAGATCGTCGATCTGAGGATCGACAGCCAACTCTCGGTGATTGAAGAAGAACTCCTAAAAACAGACGACTCGAAATGA
- a CDS encoding DsrE family protein has product MARYLIVDSRDLTEYTNGRYIQKVASKLKEDGNEVTLFLIENGVIAARKGGDIGKNLTDLSKRGAKVMVDDISCKARGVAQLADGVTQSNVDQLADLITEGSDKVIWY; this is encoded by the coding sequence ATGGCTCGTTATCTCATCGTCGATAGCCGCGATTTGACGGAATATACGAACGGCCGCTATATCCAGAAGGTGGCCTCCAAATTAAAAGAGGATGGAAATGAGGTGACCCTTTTTCTGATCGAAAACGGCGTCATCGCCGCCCGAAAGGGGGGGGATATCGGAAAGAATCTGACCGACCTCTCGAAGCGAGGCGCCAAAGTCATGGTCGACGATATCTCGTGCAAGGCCCGCGGCGTCGCACAGCTTGCCGATGGAGTGACACAGTCGAACGTTGATCAGTTGGCGGACCTGATCACGGAGGGATCGGATAAGGTCATTTGGTATTAA
- the fliF gene encoding flagellar basal-body MS-ring/collar protein FliF: MADMFQQFNEQMTTTPLARKIALLLVLAATVAGGVVLWLWVQKPELQILYTNLSSEDAASVVAKLKEGRIPYELSADSTAVSVPAERVHELRLQMAGQGLPQGGGVGFEIFDRNSFGTTEFVQKLNYRRALQGELSRTIGQLAEVSKARVHLVVPERTLFSERKEPSRASVVVTLRAGKRLSEGQVQGIIHLVSSSVEGLSPQTVTVVDSHGQILSRPGDGSSPVQMTSAQLDYQKHLEKEIEGKIQSMLETVVGTGKAVVRVTSLLDLRQVEHTEEKFDPDTQVVRSEQRAQEELSGSSASAGSSGVPGVLSNVPPGTQAGSPAGATSTNNSQKKNEVINYEISKTVSRIIEPFGTIQKLSVAALVDGTYEAADGDTPRKYLPRNAEEMAKLEELVKKAMGFSAERQDQVEVVNVPFESNALLDEETAAEEPAGNAFAQWLPFVRYGIGVVVGLIGFIFVVRPVLKALLAPSPTPVAYPPVRGQMSAPFGELPGAPGAEQMVQMARQNPQAATKVVKQWLKEK, from the coding sequence ATGGCGGATATGTTTCAGCAGTTCAACGAACAGATGACCACCACCCCGCTGGCCAGAAAGATCGCCCTCTTGCTGGTTCTGGCGGCGACGGTTGCAGGGGGGGTCGTCCTCTGGCTTTGGGTGCAAAAACCGGAGCTTCAAATCCTCTATACCAACCTCTCTTCGGAGGACGCCGCTTCCGTGGTGGCCAAGCTGAAGGAAGGGCGCATCCCCTATGAGCTTTCGGCCGACAGCACCGCCGTGTCGGTTCCGGCGGAGCGGGTCCATGAGCTTCGTCTTCAAATGGCGGGCCAGGGGCTTCCGCAGGGAGGAGGGGTCGGGTTTGAGATCTTCGACCGGAACAGCTTCGGGACGACCGAATTCGTTCAAAAGCTGAACTATCGCAGGGCGCTTCAGGGAGAGCTGAGCCGAACCATCGGCCAGCTCGCCGAGGTGAGCAAAGCGCGGGTTCATCTCGTCGTTCCGGAGCGAACCCTCTTCTCCGAACGGAAAGAGCCGTCGCGCGCCTCGGTCGTCGTCACCCTTCGCGCCGGAAAACGGCTTTCCGAAGGACAGGTTCAGGGGATCATCCACCTCGTTTCGAGCAGTGTGGAGGGATTGAGCCCTCAGACCGTCACGGTGGTCGACAGTCACGGCCAGATCCTCTCGAGACCGGGCGACGGATCGTCCCCCGTCCAGATGACCTCCGCTCAGCTCGATTACCAGAAACATCTGGAAAAAGAAATCGAAGGGAAAATTCAGAGCATGCTGGAGACGGTCGTCGGGACCGGGAAGGCGGTGGTGCGGGTGACCAGTCTTCTGGACCTTCGCCAGGTCGAACACACTGAAGAAAAATTCGACCCCGATACACAGGTGGTGCGAAGCGAACAGCGCGCGCAGGAAGAGTTGAGCGGGAGCTCCGCCTCCGCCGGTTCGTCCGGCGTCCCCGGTGTTTTGTCCAACGTTCCTCCCGGGACGCAGGCGGGGTCCCCGGCCGGGGCCACCAGCACCAATAACTCGCAAAAGAAGAATGAAGTGATCAACTACGAAATCAGCAAAACGGTCAGCCGGATCATCGAGCCGTTCGGAACGATCCAAAAGCTCTCGGTCGCGGCATTGGTCGACGGCACCTATGAAGCCGCCGACGGAGACACCCCCCGGAAGTATCTCCCCCGGAACGCGGAGGAGATGGCCAAGCTGGAGGAGCTGGTCAAAAAAGCGATGGGATTCTCCGCGGAGCGGCAGGATCAGGTCGAGGTGGTCAATGTTCCTTTTGAATCCAACGCCCTCCTGGATGAAGAAACCGCCGCCGAGGAGCCAGCCGGAAACGCGTTCGCCCAGTGGCTTCCCTTCGTCCGCTATGGGATCGGCGTGGTCGTCGGGTTGATCGGCTTTATTTTTGTGGTTCGTCCCGTCCTCAAGGCTCTCCTCGCACCGTCGCCGACGCCGGTCGCTTACCCTCCCGTCCGGGGACAGATGTCGGCTCCCTTCGGAGAACTGCCAGGCGCGCCCGGGGCGGAGCAGATGGTTCAGATGGCGAGACAAAATCCTCAGGCTGCTACGAAGGTGGTCAAGCAATGGCTCAAAGAGAAATAA
- a CDS encoding FliI/YscN family ATPase has product MKPTTAKYLDQLEGIDPAPPYGRVSQAIGLVLEGHASISAIGEVCEISSLGIGTRLLAEVVGFRENKVLLMPLGELAGIGPGSSIVSRGHQATAAVGESLLGRVIDGLGNPIDGKGPLKESETHPLYLSPPNPLERRRITRPLDLGIRAINGLLTCGSGQRMGIFAGSGVGKSVLMGMIARFTAADVNVIALIGERSREVKEFIEKDLGEEGLRRSVVVVATSDQPPLVRRRGAFLSMTIAEYFRNRGGQVLLMMDSLTRLAHAQREIGLAIGEPPTTKGYTPSVFALLPKFLERAGTGSGAGTITGLFTVLVEGDDLNDPIPDAVRSILDGHIVLSRELAAQNQYPAIDLLNSTSRVMIDLINPDHLELARSFSDLMANYKKVEDLINIGAYKPGSNPKVDQALARWDRIQAYLRQRINEKVDFQESLQALRKVVRE; this is encoded by the coding sequence ATGAAACCGACGACGGCAAAATACCTCGACCAACTCGAAGGAATCGATCCGGCCCCTCCCTATGGACGGGTTTCTCAGGCGATCGGTCTGGTTCTCGAAGGGCATGCCTCGATCTCCGCCATCGGCGAAGTGTGCGAGATCTCCTCCCTCGGGATCGGAACGCGGCTCCTGGCGGAGGTGGTCGGCTTTCGCGAGAACAAGGTTTTACTGATGCCCCTCGGAGAGCTCGCCGGGATCGGTCCGGGAAGCTCCATCGTCAGCCGCGGGCATCAAGCGACCGCGGCGGTCGGGGAAAGTCTGTTGGGAAGGGTCATCGACGGCCTTGGGAACCCCATCGATGGGAAAGGCCCCCTGAAAGAGAGCGAAACGCACCCGCTTTACCTCTCCCCGCCCAACCCCCTCGAACGGCGACGGATTACCCGTCCGCTGGATCTCGGAATCCGAGCCATCAACGGACTGCTTACCTGCGGGAGCGGGCAGCGGATGGGGATCTTCGCCGGCAGCGGCGTCGGAAAGAGTGTCCTGATGGGAATGATCGCCCGATTCACCGCCGCCGACGTGAACGTCATTGCATTGATCGGCGAGCGCAGCCGGGAGGTCAAAGAGTTCATCGAGAAAGACCTTGGAGAAGAGGGGCTTCGCCGCTCGGTCGTCGTGGTCGCCACCTCCGACCAACCCCCGCTCGTCCGCCGCCGGGGGGCGTTCCTTTCAATGACAATCGCCGAATATTTTCGAAACCGGGGGGGTCAGGTCCTCTTGATGATGGATTCGCTCACCCGCCTCGCCCACGCGCAGCGGGAAATCGGTCTCGCCATCGGGGAGCCGCCGACGACAAAGGGGTATACCCCCTCCGTTTTCGCCCTCCTCCCGAAATTTCTTGAACGGGCCGGCACCGGTTCCGGCGCCGGAACGATCACCGGTCTCTTCACCGTCCTGGTCGAAGGAGACGACCTGAACGATCCGATCCCCGACGCCGTCCGCTCGATTCTGGACGGGCACATCGTTCTCTCGCGCGAACTGGCGGCGCAGAACCAATACCCGGCGATCGATCTTCTCAACAGCACCAGCCGCGTGATGATCGATTTGATCAATCCGGATCATCTGGAGCTGGCGCGGAGTTTCTCCGATCTGATGGCGAATTACAAAAAGGTAGAAGATCTCATCAACATCGGCGCCTATAAACCGGGAAGCAATCCGAAAGTCGATCAGGCGCTGGCCCGATGGGATCGGATCCAAGCGTATCTTCGTCAACGAATCAATGAAAAGGTCGATTTCCAGGAAAGCCTTCAGGCGCTGCGGAAAGTCGTCAGAGAGTGA
- the flgB gene encoding flagellar basal body rod protein FlgB, whose translation MISSLFSKTIGLLGQALDLRSERHRVITANIANQDTPGYKAMEVNFKEALGSASGSLPLSLDRTDAAHLSSGGSVLASSHAAVSPGASQRLDGNTVNGEQEMAKLAENTLFYTATTQILSGKFRGIRNAIREGR comes from the coding sequence ATGATCTCGAGCTTGTTTAGCAAAACCATCGGCCTGCTGGGGCAGGCCCTCGATCTGCGGAGTGAACGGCATCGGGTGATCACGGCCAATATCGCCAATCAGGACACCCCCGGCTACAAAGCGATGGAGGTGAATTTCAAGGAGGCGCTCGGTTCCGCCTCGGGATCGCTTCCGCTCTCGCTCGATCGGACCGACGCGGCGCATCTTTCTTCGGGCGGAAGCGTGTTGGCTTCTTCTCATGCGGCCGTCTCCCCCGGTGCTTCTCAGCGGCTCGACGGGAACACTGTCAACGGGGAGCAAGAGATGGCCAAACTCGCCGAAAATACCCTCTTCTATACGGCGACGACGCAGATATTAAGCGGAAAATTCAGAGGCATTCGAAACGCAATCAGAGAAGGGAGATAA
- a CDS encoding HDOD domain-containing protein has product MNTEQPPQAIIVCPHCQKEIELRVDKKPDAPSAVGNRSDDQRDEETAPGKSGLTVKQAIEELIEKRPIGGEGKPPAAAQDAKRGEEILRALVAKKMSDSNFQVPPMPHVAERILMMGHNAGSMDLAKIIANDQAITSNIMRIANSTFYGGVYKFETLPNAITRIGLDQVRILVLGFSMLSKEFAGGIYREECRRLNQHAVACAYLAALLAEITGVKEKEDAFLGGLLHDIGRLVIYTALEGEAQIQKKRSWVDRDWSEDDLKVVLAEYHGNAGGFVATAWKLQSWLKEIIRHHHTFRQAAERPRLVALVALADRYCHRFGLGCPEEEIDVFADGLGEAARFSRERETLLLERLDKIKDLLKQLS; this is encoded by the coding sequence ATGAATACGGAGCAGCCCCCACAGGCAATCATTGTCTGTCCCCACTGCCAAAAAGAGATCGAACTCCGGGTCGATAAAAAACCGGATGCTCCTTCCGCCGTAGGAAACCGTTCGGACGACCAGCGAGACGAAGAGACGGCCCCCGGAAAATCGGGGCTCACCGTGAAGCAGGCGATCGAGGAGCTGATCGAGAAGCGCCCGATCGGGGGTGAAGGCAAACCGCCTGCGGCCGCCCAAGACGCAAAGCGGGGAGAGGAGATTCTCAGGGCCCTCGTTGCTAAAAAAATGAGCGACAGCAATTTTCAGGTTCCGCCGATGCCCCATGTGGCCGAGCGCATCCTGATGATGGGACATAATGCCGGCTCGATGGATCTTGCCAAGATCATCGCCAATGATCAAGCCATTACATCGAATATTATGCGGATTGCCAATTCGACTTTTTACGGAGGGGTCTACAAGTTTGAAACCCTGCCCAACGCGATCACGCGGATCGGGCTCGATCAGGTCCGAATTTTGGTGCTCGGATTTTCGATGCTCTCAAAGGAGTTCGCCGGCGGGATTTATCGCGAAGAGTGCCGCCGGCTCAATCAACATGCGGTCGCCTGCGCCTACCTTGCGGCGCTTCTCGCGGAGATCACCGGAGTGAAAGAGAAGGAGGATGCCTTCTTGGGGGGGTTGTTGCACGATATCGGACGACTGGTGATCTACACGGCGCTGGAAGGGGAGGCCCAAATTCAGAAAAAACGGTCGTGGGTGGACCGTGATTGGAGCGAGGACGACCTGAAGGTTGTTCTCGCCGAATATCATGGGAACGCGGGCGGTTTCGTTGCAACTGCATGGAAGCTTCAATCTTGGCTGAAGGAAATAATTCGCCATCATCACACCTTCAGACAGGCCGCCGAGCGGCCGCGGCTGGTCGCTTTGGTCGCGCTCGCCGACCGGTACTGTCATCGGTTCGGTTTGGGCTGTCCCGAAGAAGAAATCGATGTTTTTGCGGACGGTCTGGGAGAGGCGGCGCGCTTCTCCAGAGAACGCGAGACGCTTCTCCTGGAACGTCTCGATAAGATCAAAGATCTCTTAAAGCAACTCTCTTGA
- the fliE gene encoding flagellar hook-basal body complex protein FliE yields the protein MAIQPIGPNQIHPTPAAGGSETTDASFVDTLKESIRQVNDAQLQADQAITDLTTGKQQDLHQTMIAIEKASLSFELMMQVRNKIVSAYEEISRMQI from the coding sequence ATGGCGATACAACCGATCGGACCCAATCAAATTCATCCGACGCCTGCAGCGGGGGGTTCTGAAACAACCGACGCTTCATTCGTAGACACGCTGAAGGAGTCGATTCGCCAGGTGAATGATGCCCAGCTGCAAGCCGATCAGGCGATCACCGATCTGACGACCGGCAAACAGCAAGACCTTCATCAGACGATGATCGCCATCGAAAAGGCAAGCCTCTCATTTGAATTGATGATGCAGGTCCGGAACAAGATCGTCTCGGCCTATGAAGAAATCTCCCGAATGCAAATCTAA
- a CDS encoding DsrE/DsrF/TusD sulfur relay family protein — translation MATATAPTAAPAKVKRVAIVLATGSYQREAPTTVLRLVEKLLQRGVDVNVWAFEEAVTLTNKDQIDHNEPGSLQKVLGEKHPNVGRFIDQLIRAGLHGAKLDWVSCILCVQERGVEKHQMGGSIVGTLGDLWKFIKAADRVICIPTYR, via the coding sequence ATGGCTACTGCAACCGCACCGACTGCGGCACCGGCAAAAGTAAAAAGGGTTGCGATCGTCCTGGCGACCGGCTCCTACCAACGCGAGGCGCCGACCACCGTTCTCCGGCTGGTCGAGAAACTGCTCCAGAGGGGGGTTGATGTGAACGTCTGGGCCTTCGAGGAAGCGGTCACCCTGACCAACAAAGATCAAATCGATCACAACGAGCCTGGTTCGCTGCAGAAAGTCTTGGGCGAGAAACACCCGAACGTCGGCCGATTCATCGATCAGTTGATCCGCGCCGGCCTTCACGGCGCCAAGCTAGACTGGGTTTCCTGCATTCTCTGCGTGCAAGAGCGGGGGGTCGAGAAACACCAGATGGGGGGATCGATCGTCGGGACCCTCGGTGATCTCTGGAAATTCATCAAGGCGGCCGACCGGGTGATCTGCATTCCCACCTACCGATAA
- a CDS encoding sigma-54-dependent transcriptional regulator produces the protein MMHPSPAKPILVVDDDPAMRLALSESLRQSGHPVVIASNGEEALGHCREQAIGLMMTDIRMPGMSGMDLFQEAKKLMPSLPIIIMSAFGTIQAAVEAMKSGAFDYLVKPFSQEALETVIQRALCSQEIPAAKPPPHPTAPAGRALLTQDPGMLRLLKTAEVVAAGQTSILIEGESGTGKELLARFIHEQSPRAHRPFIAINCAAVPEALLESELFGYEKGAFTGAAARKPGRFELAHTGTLLLDEVSEMHLSLQAKLLRVLQEREVDLLGGKGPISLDIRVIATTNRPLWEEVNAGRFREDLYYRLNVFPLRLPPLRHRVVDIPLLADHFIKKGSAKNQKSVLSVSPEALSHLMGREWRGNIREFANVIERAVLLCDRGVITPDHLLFEASSEAKAAPPPPRSTTVWEAERELILETLERVGGNRTHAARLLGISIRTLRNKLREYRTAGSTDPQQTAAPGRADEGGTL, from the coding sequence ATGATGCACCCCTCCCCTGCCAAACCGATCCTGGTTGTCGATGACGACCCCGCCATGCGATTGGCCCTTTCGGAGAGCCTTCGTCAATCGGGGCATCCGGTGGTCATCGCTTCGAACGGAGAAGAAGCGTTGGGTCACTGCCGGGAGCAGGCGATCGGTTTGATGATGACCGATATCCGGATGCCCGGGATGAGCGGAATGGACCTTTTTCAGGAAGCGAAGAAGCTGATGCCTTCCCTCCCCATCATCATCATGTCGGCATTTGGAACGATTCAGGCCGCCGTCGAGGCGATGAAGTCGGGGGCGTTCGACTATCTTGTGAAGCCCTTTTCCCAAGAAGCGCTGGAGACGGTGATTCAGAGGGCGCTCTGCTCGCAGGAGATCCCCGCCGCCAAACCGCCCCCACACCCGACGGCTCCCGCCGGACGGGCTTTACTGACTCAGGACCCGGGGATGTTGCGGCTGCTCAAAACGGCCGAAGTCGTCGCCGCAGGCCAAACCTCGATCCTCATCGAAGGGGAAAGCGGAACGGGGAAAGAGCTCCTGGCCCGCTTTATTCACGAGCAGAGCCCGCGCGCCCATCGCCCCTTTATCGCGATCAACTGCGCCGCGGTGCCGGAAGCGTTGCTGGAAAGCGAGCTCTTCGGCTACGAAAAGGGGGCTTTCACCGGGGCCGCCGCAAGAAAGCCGGGCCGGTTCGAGCTCGCTCACACCGGGACCCTCCTTCTCGATGAAGTGAGCGAAATGCACCTGTCGCTCCAGGCCAAGCTGCTCCGTGTTCTGCAAGAACGCGAAGTCGATCTTCTCGGGGGGAAGGGGCCGATCTCGCTCGACATCCGGGTCATCGCCACGACCAATCGTCCGTTGTGGGAAGAGGTCAACGCCGGACGTTTCCGCGAAGACCTTTACTATCGCCTCAATGTCTTTCCGTTGCGCCTCCCCCCCCTCCGCCATCGCGTGGTTGATATCCCCCTGCTCGCCGATCACTTCATCAAAAAGGGATCGGCCAAAAATCAAAAGTCGGTCCTCTCTGTCTCGCCGGAGGCGCTCTCTCACTTAATGGGCCGGGAATGGCGTGGAAATATCCGTGAATTCGCGAATGTCATCGAGCGGGCGGTCCTCCTCTGCGACCGGGGGGTCATCACCCCCGATCATCTCCTCTTCGAAGCCTCTTCTGAGGCGAAGGCAGCCCCCCCGCCCCCGCGATCGACCACCGTTTGGGAAGCCGAGCGGGAGCTGATTTTGGAAACGCTCGAACGGGTCGGGGGAAACCGAACCCATGCCGCCCGGCTCCTGGGAATCAGCATTCGAACCCTTCGAAACAAACTAAGAGAGTACCGGACCGCCGGATCAACAGACCCGCAACAGACCGCCGCCCCTGGGCGCGCGGATGAAGGAGGCACCTTATGA
- the flgC gene encoding flagellar basal body rod protein FlgC, with the protein MDIEQAFAISASALDAQRARLNVISSNLANVESTKTAEGGPYRRKDVVFSAAPAGGSFEAALRSNLEGSQPGVSVTQVIQDDRPFRRLYEPQHPDADPDGYVLYPNINAMEEMVNMISALRSYEANVTALNATKSMAMKALEIGR; encoded by the coding sequence ATGGACATTGAACAGGCATTCGCCATTTCGGCTTCCGCCCTCGACGCCCAACGGGCGAGGTTGAACGTCATTTCGAGCAATCTTGCGAATGTGGAATCGACAAAGACGGCGGAAGGGGGTCCCTATCGGAGAAAAGATGTCGTCTTCTCCGCCGCGCCGGCCGGAGGCTCTTTTGAAGCGGCCCTTCGATCGAATCTGGAAGGAAGCCAACCGGGGGTGTCGGTCACGCAGGTGATCCAGGACGACCGTCCTTTTAGACGGCTCTACGAACCGCAACATCCCGACGCCGACCCGGACGGCTACGTCCTCTATCCGAATATCAATGCGATGGAGGAAATGGTCAACATGATCTCGGCCCTCCGCTCTTACGAGGCAAACGTCACCGCGCTGAACGCGACAAAAAGCATGGCGATGAAGGCATTGGAAATCGGAAGATAG
- a CDS encoding MotE family protein yields the protein MISPQKALLLALFFFFPAISPLSAQTEPVKAGEMITDTPPPSPLPDLSAPAAMIEAIEQRKNELEKRSRALDQKEERLRLMEQEVGQMLKKYSEIREALEEKEKKRKLTEDEQLGRLAKMYAVMPPEEAAARIEKMDESLALTLLGKIKEKSAAQILTNLSPVKAAKLTEKLARPRR from the coding sequence ATGATCTCTCCGCAAAAGGCCCTCCTGCTCGCTCTCTTCTTCTTTTTTCCAGCGATCTCTCCCCTCTCTGCCCAAACAGAGCCGGTGAAGGCGGGGGAAATGATCACCGACACCCCTCCTCCCTCCCCTCTCCCCGATTTGTCCGCCCCGGCCGCGATGATCGAGGCGATCGAGCAAAGAAAGAACGAGCTCGAAAAAAGATCTCGAGCGCTCGATCAAAAAGAAGAACGGCTTCGGCTGATGGAGCAAGAGGTCGGTCAGATGCTTAAAAAATACTCCGAAATCCGAGAGGCATTGGAAGAAAAAGAGAAGAAACGGAAACTGACCGAAGATGAACAGCTCGGACGGCTCGCAAAGATGTATGCGGTGATGCCGCCGGAAGAGGCGGCCGCGCGGATCGAAAAAATGGATGAATCGCTTGCGCTGACCCTTTTGGGAAAGATTAAGGAAAAGAGCGCCGCTCAAATCTTGACCAACTTAAGCCCGGTCAAGGCGGCCAAGCTGACGGAAAAACTGGCAAGGCCCCGCCGATAA
- a CDS encoding DsrE family protein, producing MANKVLVIFEKPIYLSFEPVDPHVFATALGVSDTPVEVNVLLRDSAVTYGIKNQQVNAKIAGQDIMLHETSPEKVMTFMIEHGAKVRAVAEDMKIRGINKEDMVQGVEIISEDDSIRLLEEHDSVMVW from the coding sequence ATGGCAAACAAGGTGCTGGTTATTTTCGAAAAACCGATCTATCTTAGTTTTGAGCCGGTCGATCCGCATGTCTTCGCCACCGCCCTCGGCGTTTCCGACACCCCGGTGGAGGTCAACGTCCTCCTGCGCGATTCGGCCGTGACCTACGGCATCAAAAATCAGCAGGTCAACGCCAAGATCGCCGGCCAGGACATCATGCTCCATGAAACCTCTCCTGAAAAGGTGATGACCTTCATGATCGAGCACGGCGCCAAGGTCCGCGCGGTGGCGGAAGACATGAAAATACGCGGAATCAATAAAGAGGATATGGTTCAGGGGGTCGAAATCATCAGCGAGGATGATTCGATCCGTTTATTGGAAGAGCACGACAGTGTCATGGTCTGGTAA
- the fliJ gene encoding flagellar export protein FliJ: protein MPRYQSKLDAVLRQRKRREGEVQEEFIEMKHDLDTAQDQLHRLHSELESALKDLAEQQVKGIAPGELDLYYRLIKHQYDRLEERRKALRHLADRCEKKREDLLEATREKKVVEKIEEKRKGLYLKELEKKERNLLDELAGRPKRESP, encoded by the coding sequence ATGCCCCGATACCAATCAAAATTAGACGCCGTGCTTCGACAACGGAAGCGTCGCGAGGGAGAGGTTCAAGAAGAGTTCATTGAAATGAAACACGACCTCGACACGGCGCAAGATCAGCTCCATCGCCTTCACAGTGAATTGGAATCGGCTCTGAAAGATCTGGCAGAGCAGCAGGTAAAGGGGATCGCTCCCGGCGAGCTCGATCTTTATTATCGCCTCATCAAGCATCAGTACGATCGGCTGGAGGAGCGGCGGAAAGCCCTCCGGCATCTCGCCGATCGATGCGAGAAAAAACGGGAGGACCTGCTTGAAGCAACCCGCGAGAAAAAAGTGGTGGAAAAAATAGAGGAAAAAAGAAAAGGTCTCTATTTAAAAGAGCTCGAGAAAAAAGAACGGAATCTTCTCGATGAATTGGCCGGACGTCCGAAGCGGGAGTCGCCATGA
- the fliG gene encoding flagellar motor switch protein FliG: MMRKLTGADKTAILLMTLGEDLASEVLKHLDPKEIRKISGTIAKLSDISQEEVDSVLGEFAEQAGTGGGPKLGGRDYLQRVLTRALGQEKAAKVMEGFPAAEEAGLEELKWTEPKALADLLLAEHPQTVALILTHLDSTQGSQILSQFPEALRADIVLRMATLEEIPQGIMREITEALQGELKLVSAPPGKKISGVKLVADLLNQVDQATEQAILASISQNNPELAEKINQLMFTFDDLIQLDDRGIQEMLKEVNKDSLAVALKAVKEEVKQKIFRNMSERAVSLLTEDMEVRGPVKVSEVEKTQQAILKIVRRLIDEGKIALGGKGDGDALV, from the coding sequence ATGATGCGGAAATTGACCGGCGCCGATAAAACCGCGATTCTCCTGATGACCCTGGGGGAGGACCTTGCCTCGGAGGTCTTGAAGCATCTCGATCCGAAAGAGATCCGGAAGATCAGCGGGACCATTGCGAAACTCTCCGACATCTCCCAGGAGGAGGTCGATTCGGTCTTGGGCGAATTTGCAGAACAGGCGGGCACGGGGGGCGGCCCGAAGCTGGGGGGAAGAGATTATCTGCAACGGGTCTTGACGCGGGCGCTGGGCCAAGAAAAGGCGGCCAAGGTGATGGAAGGCTTCCCCGCCGCCGAAGAGGCCGGGCTGGAGGAATTGAAGTGGACCGAGCCGAAGGCATTGGCCGACCTCCTTCTCGCCGAGCACCCGCAGACGGTCGCCCTTATCCTCACCCACCTCGATTCCACCCAAGGAAGCCAAATCCTCAGCCAATTCCCGGAAGCGCTTCGCGCCGACATCGTCCTCCGGATGGCGACGCTGGAAGAGATCCCGCAGGGAATCATGAGGGAAATTACGGAAGCCCTTCAGGGGGAATTGAAACTGGTCAGCGCCCCGCCCGGAAAGAAGATCTCGGGGGTGAAGCTGGTCGCCGATCTCTTGAATCAGGTCGATCAAGCCACCGAGCAAGCGATTTTGGCCTCGATCTCCCAAAACAACCCGGAGCTGGCCGAAAAAATCAACCAATTGATGTTTACTTTCGACGACCTGATTCAGCTCGACGACCGGGGCATCCAAGAGATGCTCAAAGAGGTCAACAAGGATTCTCTCGCCGTTGCATTGAAGGCGGTCAAAGAAGAGGTCAAACAGAAGATCTTCCGGAACATGTCCGAGCGGGCGGTGTCGCTCCTCACCGAAGATATGGAAGTGCGCGGACCGGTCAAGGTCAGCGAAGTGGAAAAGACGCAGCAGGCGATCCTCAAGATTGTCCGGCGGTTGATCGACGAAGGGAAAATCGCACTCGGAGGAAAGGGAGATGGAGACGCACTTGTCTAA